CAACCCCCTGCTGGCTGCTTTCCTCGGTGGCGACGAAAAATCGACCGACCTCGGCGAAACACTGAAATTTGCCAGCCGTTTCCTGAATCCGCCTCGTTAGGTTTTAGCGTCTAGTTCCACGGGTTTGACAGTCAGCTTCCTGGAGATTTGCAACGCAAGAATCTTCAGGAAGTCTTTTTATGGGTTTGTTTTATCAGTAAGAAAAGGAGTGGAAAAATCGACAGGTTGCAGATCTGCTGAACCGACGGTTTTCTGGTCTGATAGCGTCTGACATCACTTCTCTAGATGACGCTACGAATGACATTTCTGGCAGCCCCACCAACGCCTGACTAGCAATCCAAAATCCAAAATCCAAAATCGAGCAGGACTTACGCACTTGCGATAAGCTCTTTGGGTTTTGGACGATTTATCGCGGGCTGCGCCCGCGAGAAATCGTCCAACTGCGTAAATCCTGTCGAGAATCAATTAGGATGTAACGCCTATGTCACCAAAAGTTCACGAATCCTTGCAGAAAGTTTCAGGAATTATACGGAGGTTCTGTGTAGTTTCCTCGTAGACGGACAACTGCTGAATGTCTGATGCAGCGGAACTTTTATGGATTCCGTATCGTCAGCTATCAGGGGTGCGCTGCTATTTCAGGTGAAAGAGAATTTTCCGTACTTTCAACCTGACACTACTTTGAGCTTTGAGAGACATTAGCAGGTGAAAAGGCGGATAACGCAGTTCTAACGGTACATCACACCCTGGCACTGACTGAAATACACCACGAGGATGTCATGAACATGCGCTCTTCTACAGGTCGGCAAGAAAAAGCGAACAATGCAGATCGGTCGCGCAAGAGTCTTAGCACGACTGCCCGGCCAACCCTTAGAGTGCAGAAGCGCTGGCAGCCCAGAGCGCGACGAGTAGACACGGCGATCGCCCCTCGTGCTGCGGCTCCCCTCAGCCACACCGAGTTGGAAACAGCGCTCCGCCAAGAAGCCCTCCAGGCTGCCCAGCGCGGCGATCATCAAGAGGCGATCGCCCTGTTCACCATTATTCTGGAGCAAAACCCCAGCAGCGCCCGTGACTATAACAATCGCGGCCTGGTTTACTTTCAAAGCGGGGACATGGAGCGGGCGATCGCCGACTACAATCAAGCGCTCGCGCTAGATTCCACCCTCGACAGCGTGTATAACAATCGTGCCAACTACTACGCCGCTCAGGGCAAGTTTCTAGAAGCCATCCTGGACTACGACGCAGCCCTTGATCTGAACCCAACTAACGTCCGCGCCTGGCTCAATCAGGGCATTACGCTGCGTGAGCTAGAAATGCACGATCGCGCTCTAGAATGCTTTGACTTTGCGCTGCGGCTGGGTCGTCTGGAAGCCCACATCTACGCCGAACGGGGCCGCACACATCACCTCTGGGGCGACTGGAACGCTGCCCTGGCAGACTATCAGCGAGCAAGTGAGCGGCTATTGCTGCCCAATACGGCCACGCCCGGTGGAGCCGCTCGACTGCGCCTTCAGATCGAAGTCTGGAGAGATGAACTGCTTGCGCCGCTGGAATCGGAGCCATAAGCCAAATCTGGCTTACCCAAATGCAGCCGAAAGCCAGATTGCTGCAAACGGTGAATTACTGCAAATAGCGCGAATAAAACTGCGAAACTGGCTCAAAATTATAGAAAACTCTCGGAACCTATCCTGAAGTCGCAAATATCAGGGTGAATACTACTACAGATACGCTACTCAAAATAGGCTACTCCAGAAGAACGTGGGTTAGATGGTGAACCAGGGCGCGAAGTCCAAGAACATAGCTAAACGCGCCAAACCCGCTGATCTGTCCAACTGCAACGGGTGCAATGTAGGAATGATGCCGAAAGGACTCTCGCCGATAGACGTTGCTTAGATGAACCTCGACCGTGGGCAGCGCTACAGCGGCGATCGCGTCTCGAATGGCAATGCTGGTGTGGGTATACGCTCCGGGATTAATCAGCAATCCATCCTGAACACCTATCGCCCCATGAATCGCATCGATCAAAGCGCCTTCATGGTTAGACTGAAACGACTCTAGCCGAACACCAAGCTGAACTGCTGCATCCTGCAATGACTGATTAATGCTATCGAGAGTCTCCCGTCCGTAAATCCCCGGCTCTCTGTGTCCCAGCAGGTTCAGATTTGGGCCATGCAAGACCAGGATGCTCAGATTGGACACAAAAAATTGCTAGAACTACAAATCAAACGCAATTACGCACAGGGCTTTCTAGGGCAATCGAACCTAAACAGCACGACTGCTAGAAGCATCAGGCTAAACAGATGTCTAGTACAAACCTATCTACTCACATTGCTTGTACTCGACCCAAAGACCATTGCCAACGTCAACAGATCTTCAGGGTCGAAACACACTGCTCGAAAGCAACTTAGCGGCGACGGCTGCGGTCATCGACTGGAATGGGAATAGGTTCTGGCTCTGGCTGAACGTCTGGACCCAGCAGCGCTTCCACTAGCTTGCGTGCCCACTCTTTAAGCTTTTCCAAAACCTTATCGATATAATCCATTGACTCAGACTGCTCCTTGATGCAGACCTAGATCGTAGTCTTGCTCGAGAGAATTCCAGACTGTTTGTTACGTCAGTTACAACGTATATTTACTATGACTCATCCAAGCGGAAGTTGACAAGGGCAGTGAACTCTAAGAGTGCAAATCTGACAGCCTCAGTTCAGAAGCCCAAAACTCAGACTGCGCCTGTCTACTCGGTCACAGAGCCGGAACAACAGAAGTGGAATCGTAAGCTGTTACATAAAATCATAACCAAATGGCCAGAATTATCAACCCTGAAACAGAGACCTACAGGTGCATGGATCTGCGTCTCTGCTCCAGAAAGGGGCTAGAGAGTTGGGGCGATCGCCCCTGATTCTGGCCACTGCCCAGCTTGTAGAGATGTCCGGCCCGCTGGCTACTCCAGTTCGCCTAGCTCAGCAGACTGCGGAACGCTAACCACATATCGATAGCCCGTTTCAGCCGAGCCCTGGATGTTGATCGTGCCCCCGTGTAGTTCTGCAAGCTGGCGGCTGAGCATCAGCCCTAGGCTCTGGCGGAGCATGTTCTGCGGGGGCAAGCCATCAGCAGTGTCGCTTTGAGAGAGCGCAGACTTTTGGGAGTCGCCTGCGGACCAGCCGTAGGACGACGCATGGGCTTGAGACAACTCGGCTGGGGCCAGCATTTGCCCTGTATAGAGGTCGGCGGCCGGGAGTCCTTCACCAAGCCAGGGATGCGAAGTCCACACAGTGATGGTCAGAGCAGACTGCTTACGAGAAATGTGAACCCGAATAATGCTCTCAGTGCTGGCAGATTGAATCACGCTGAACACCAGGTGATAGAGTATCTGACGCATTTTTTCTTTGTCGAGCATCCAAATGCGGTTGCCCGGTTCGACCGTCAGCCGAATTCGCTGTTCTCGCCGTTGCGCGACCTGTTGGAGGGTGCTAAACGCCTGTTGACACAGCATTTCTATGTCGATTGGTGCCAGGTTTAGGACGCAGTTTGTGTCGTTGAGTGCGCCCAGTTCTAGAATTTCATTGATTAGCGAGAGCAAAGTTTGACCGCTGTTGTGGACAATTGCCAGATACTCTTTCTGCTTTTCTGTCAGCGGGCCATAGATTTCACGGTTGAGGACGCTGGCCATGCCCAGGATTGACGTGAGGGGGGTGCGGAGTTCCTGAGCCATTTGGGCGATCAGATCTGCCTTGATCGAGGTGGTGGGCGACGCGGCGATCGCCCCTCTGGGGGCTTTCATCATGGGCTGGGGCGATCGCCGCAGCAGGTGGTTGCGCTCGTATTCGCTCATACTCCACCGGGCGACTAGCTCCAGCAGCTCCACCTCGCGAGTCGAAAAATCACGCGGCTGCAAGCTCAAGACAGCTAGCGTGCCGACGCACTGACCATTGGACGCGATCAGGGGAGCGCTGAGGTAGGCGCGAATGCCGTAATGCCGCACGAGCAGGCTGTCCGCAAAATCGGGATGGGCCGAAGCATCGTTCAGCACAAGAACCTGGCGGCTCTCAACGACATGACGACATAGCGCATCGGCGCGAGGAAGTTGGCGGGTTGTCGCCAGTTCGTTCATCAGCCCAATCCGCGATAGCCCAACCGCAGATTTGAACCACTGGCGCTGCTGATCCATCAGCCCAAGCACACAAATTCGAGCATCCAAAAGATGGGCGGCCGTTTGAGTCGCTTCTTCAAAAATCGGCACACTCTCAGCATCCATTAACCCAAGGTCGTTCAGGGTCTTAAGGCGCTGCTCTTCAATACTCTTTTCGACACTGTGCGCTGGCTCTCCATTCTGGGAGAACAAATCCTGATCTGGGCTAGGCATCGCGACCCTCTTCCTTAACATATCCTCTGGTTAGCCGTCTCTTTTAAGGATGCAAAAGTCTTCAATACACCTAGAGTTCCCTAACTTTAATTTCAACAAACATTGACAGAAATGAGACTTGCACTAGGCTCGTGCTAGCAATTTCTTTATCAACTACCAGGTTAAAAATGAGGATGAAACATCAAGAATAGTCGAAAAAAATGGAGCGATCGCCGCAAAAACACGCAGGACAAACCCCATTCAACGTCTCCACGGTTGCAATCAATTCCTCACAGTCTCTTTATCAAAAACGCGGGCAGACAGAAAAAACAGGATCATCCAAATATTTTTCTAATACAACCAAATTGCCCGGATGCGCTGGGAAACCGTGGATGAGCAGACCAGCGTTGGAAACCAGCAGGCGCGGTCTACTGTCTACTTCCCAATCAAGTCCACAGCACGTCCACAGCACGTCTACATCAAGTCTGCAGATGTCTCAGGAAGCGTCATTGGGGGTTCTGCGCTAGGAGGTTCGCCAGTAGGCTCTTTAGCCTCCCGGTTCCCTATTTTCAGTTCAGCAGCGTGATCCAAACTGGATCAGCTTGTTGTCCAGTTGCTCAACGTTCGTTCAGGTTTTTTATTCAGCACTGTGCGATCGCCCCCTCTGTGGCGGCGGAGGACGATGCTTCGGCACCAAGGCTGAGCAACGAGACGCGACTGAACTTGCGACTGAATTTTACTGAATTTTAGAGTGGGGCGGCGACAGATGAAACGTCTGGGCAGATTCTACATGCTCAACCCCGGGCACCCGACGAAGCGCAGGCAGGTCGCCAGAGGGGCAGGAACCCGTGACGATTCCCACCTGATCCATCACCTGATCAATCTTCATGCCGTGTTCTTGCAGGTCTTCGGCAACTTCCAGGAGGCGATCGAGGTGATCGTCTGCGACGGAAACGGTCACTTGAACATTTGCCATATTAGTTTTGATGGATAAAGAAAACGTCGAAACTTCATCTCAAAGACATCTCATCATCAAAGACATCTCATCTCAAAGACATCAAAGACATCTCATCTCAAAGACATCTCATCTCAAAGACATCTCATCTTGAGTAGATGATTTAGATTTTAGGGCGATCGCTTGCTCCCTTGTCTCTTCCTTCAGAAGAATACATCTGCTACTGGTGCGGTGAATTGACCCGCGTGCCATCCGGCAACCAGGCGATCGCCCGTGCCGCTTCCGGGAACGGACTGCGTCGCTGTCCCCAACTCCGGGCCGCCGCGCAAAACAAATCTAGCAGGGTATCGAGCAATCGATCCCACGGCTCCTGTCTTCTTATGGCATGGGGCGCGACGATTGGAAGTTCTTTGAGGAGCCACCGAGCCAGACGAGTTGCCGCGTCTTGCCAGGTCAGCGATCGCATCAGGGCTGAGCCATGTAGCTCATGCAGGTGGGCATCGGAACGGCCGTAGCGCTGCCACTGTTTCCAGAGCGCAGGCAGCGTAGCGCGATGCCGATGGCGGGCGATCGCCCCTTCTGCCAGGCGAAGTTCCCACTGCCCTGTCTGCAAAATTCGCCAGCACAAGTCTGCATCGCCGCCGCTGGTTAGATAGGGGCGAAACAGCCCAACGGCTTCGAGGGGCGATCGCCGCACGGCCAGGTTGGCCGTCTGTCCGTAGGGCAGAAATCTGTGAGCCAGCGTGTGTCGCTGCGACAGAAACTCTCGGCGGGCAGCGTACCGCTCCAGCCAAGTGGCAGGTTTCAGAGGCAGCACTTCTCCCGCCACCAGCCCGACCTGCGGCTCCGCAAAGGGCTGCACCAAATTCCGCAGCCAGTCTGGGTTCGGACGACAATCAACATCGGTGAAGGCAATGATCTCGCAGGGGGTGTCGCCCGACAGCGCTGCCACAATACCCGCATTGCGGGCGGCGTAGGCACTTTGAATGTCTGAAACAGTGAGCGGGCGCAGCGTCAGGCCGAGCGATTGGAACTGCATGGCGGCAGTTTGGAGTAAATCGGGCGTGCGATCGCCACTCCTGTTGTCGATCAAGACATATTGAATGCGTTCTCGTGGGTAGGTTTGCTGAGACAGACAGGACAATAGCTCAGGTAAATCTGCTGCTCCGTTCAGGATTGGAATCACCACTCCGACTCGCGGATATTGATCGAAAGATGGCTCCTCCCGCAAAAGTTCCACTTTTTTTCAGAAGTTTAAGGTGTCTAAAGTATTACGATACGGTGTGCAAGGGATTGTCAGAATATTTCACAAATTATGACTGAATTCTCTTTAAAAACTGAGAGAATGCCGAGGCGCATTGGTTACTCCTAATCCTTTGTGAGTCAGATCACAGGCTTTGTGTTTCGTTCAATACAGACTCAATAAAAAAACTAAAGCTTAAAAATTCTGACAACTTTTGGCGTTAAACTTTAGAGTATTAAGAGCATTAAATATTGGTCAATTGTCAGAAGTGTTGAACGCAATGTTAGCAGGGCAAGTTCATAGCTGAATCCAGTACAAAAGATCTATAATTCTGCCTGTAATGACCTACTTATTGCTTCCATTCTCAATAATCCGCCTCTTGAGAGTGCTTTTTGTAAAGTTTTACCATCAAGATTCAACACTTCTGGTCAATTGTTTAAGAATTACTTGTTTTTACAAGGTTTCTTTGGGATTCTCGTAAACCTATCTGTTCTTATATCTGTTCTTAGAAACTCCATATATTTCAGAAGGGGGAAAGGCGATGAATGCTATTTGTCGATGGAGTCCACAAAACAAAACAAGCTTCCGGGATTTGTGGTCACCTGTACGGTTCTCTCTGGTTGCCGCCAGCGTGCTGACGCTGGTGATAGGCGCTGCTAATCGGGCGATCGCCAATCCAGAGCTAGCCCCAAGCGCTACTGATGCTGACGATATTGAAGAGATCAACACCTCCATCACGCAGGACTATATGCCTGCAATCATCTACTTGCCCGATCCCAACACCCAAGAACTCGTGCCGCAATCGGTGCTGGTGACAGCCGATGAACCCGTAGCGGGTGCTGTCACCCAAATTGTCGAGTCCTATGAAGGGCAAGATGTTGGTATCACGGGCTACGAAGTCAACGTAAACGAAGCGGCAAAAGAAGCCGAAATCAACTTCGCAGTCAACAATCCTCGTGGCGGGCGAGCCTTTCAAAGCCTCAGCAGCGCCAATCAGTATTGCTTGTTTGAAGCCATTCGAGAAACCCTGTTGACTCAGCCTTCCTACGGAATTCAGCAGGTCATTTTTCAGGCCAATAGCGTTGACTTTGATATTTAGTCCCTGGTCTATGGAAGAACAACAGGCTTCACGGTGCTTTGTGTCGAGCAGTCAAGTGCTGAGATTCAGAATCCAGGGGCGATCGCCCTACTAAAGCTCCAGTTCAAGATTTACTTGACAGTTTATCCTTGCCTACATCTGCTAGGACATCTACTCTCACGTTTTCCCAAAATCCTCCTAGAGGGTGTTCTAAGAAACATTCATCAAGCGATACAGTAATTATGCAGTAGGAGTCATGCAGTTGTTATGCTGGTTTCGGTAGTTTGGCTCTAGGTGCATCCCCACCATTGAGAGGTACTGGTCATCTTGTCAGAGTCATCTGAGAACGAAAGAGATCAATTTTTTTACCCGATCGGGCGCTATCGGGGAGACTTCTCCCCTCAAAAACTAGCGTTCAATGCCAATCTTCAAGAGTTTGCCCAGCGTATTGGGATCATTTGCAGCCTGGAGACGGGCGGCAAAATTTCACCCGACGAAGCCTATGACCAGATCAAGGCTCTTTGGAAACAGCTCAAGGCTTCAAAATCAGCCCTGATTGACACGCTTCAAGACCGGCCTGAGTTGCCGCCTGAAGAGTAGCGATTGAGACAGGATGACTGTCTGGACGGGTTTAACGGTTAGGGCAGACGGACGTGTTGCCGCCTGAAGGGTAGCGATTGAGGCAAAATTAGGAAATTGATCTGCATTGCAAACTGGGCAGGACGTTTTGGGCAGGGCCAGGTTTGCGTGAAACCCGACTCTGCCCGGAGGCATCCTAACCCTTCTCGTTCCCGTCCTCTCAGCCCCTCACACCCTGGACACAGACGCTTGCCTGCCAGAGTTGATAAATTAGGCGCTCGATTGCAGCAGGCAATGCAATCAGAAAAACGCCTTCGTGAGCATAGGGACTGGACGACAGCCAGCTTCCGTAGAGTGTAATTTCAACCCAGTCTGCATCGGCCATAGCCAGGGCGATCGCCCCAGAGTGTTGCTTCAGCAGCTGTTGGAGTTGCGCCAACTGGGGCAAGTGAGCCGCCAGCAGAAAACTAGCGGAGTTTGGCGTGACGTGCAGCGTTTCGCCGCAGCGCAGGGCCAGCGTCACCCGTTGGGCGATCGCCGTTTCGATGGGCGTAGACAGAACCTCTATATAAACCTCGGCATCGGTATAGGTAAGCTTTAGCATGACAAACGCTGTTCCTTCAAAGAGATGCGGTTAGCGTGCGGAAGGTTCGAGTTCGCGGCAAGTGGCAAAAAAGTGGCAAAAAAGTGGCAAAAAAGAAACCCCGCTTCTGGCAGTCAGGAGCGGGGGACTAGGGAAACCAAGTCGCTTTGCCTTTAGGTGGATGACAGGATGACCCTGCACCTCCCGCTCAGATTGAGTTGTGTTGCAATTCGGCCCAAGATAGCCAGGGCAGCATTAAAAGATCCGAACTGAAATCCGGTGTGAAGCGCAGTGGGCAAGGGCGATCGCATTCCGATGGCGCAAACGGCTGCATCGAAATCGGGATTGGGTTTCGCGCCAGGGCGAACGAGCAAGCAATCCGAACGATCGAAACAAGAGGAGAGATCAATCCCTTGAACCCCAAAGCCCGTTCCATCGCCCTTGCGCCGCCCCAAATCGCAGCCCACCAGCAGCGCCGCGCCAAAATGCTGCCATCCTTCAAGCAGAAACAGCCCGACAAATTGCGCCCGTCCGTCTTGGAACGGGTCAATCCGCGTGCTGTAAAGGATGGACAGAGCGAGGCTTAACATGGGGGTTGCAAATACTGGAGTCGCAAATACTAGGGTTGCAAATACTGGAGTAGCAAAGGCGGGCAAAAGGGCTGCGAGAAAGCTGGAAAGCGCTGCGAAGCAGGAAGACGATAAAGTGAGAGGACTCAGGAACCAGAGGGGTAGAAACTGGGGCTGGTATGCAGAAGCGTGTGCTATGAGAAGAGAAAAAAGCGGCGACAAAATTACCAATATTACAGTTGTAGTATAGTCGCATTGCTTTGGCAAGCCAATAGCCGACGCTTTCTTTATCTGGCGACCTCACTCAAAATACGCAAGATTCCGGAGTGATTTACAAAACTTTGGATTTGTGATTCGGAACGATGGGGCTAAGCGTCGGGCGCGGCCATCAAACGAGAGACCTCGGCGTGCATCAGCGCGATCTCCGGATCTCGCTGAATCGCCCGAAAATAGCCCTTTTCTAGCTCTGTGCCAAATTCTGAAGGCTGCATTAGCACCCGTGCCCGGTTAAACAGTTCATCCACTTGCTCCATCGAGACGGGCTTTTTAGATAGCACCACATCATCAATTTGCACCACAAATTGCGAAATGGGGCGCAGCCAGCTAAACCAGCCGTCGTCCTCGATTACCAGCTTAAAAAACTCCGTATTTGAGCGAATCGGGCCGTGAAATTCCTCATAAATGCCGCGCTCCGATTCCAGTAGGGCTTTGTGAATCCGCAAAATCGCTAATCGAAGCTGACGAAGCCGTTGCAATTCAGACTCAAGGGAAGGGCGAGAAGAAGACATCAGAAGTTAACCACGGAAACCGAATCACAAACCAGGATGCAGTGCCTAGACGATGGAGCGACCTGTCAAGACAACTTCACCCTTCATCCCATCATCGCATCCTCTCCGATTCCCAAGACCCAATCTTTGATCAGCGCGTTTACCTGTTCCGGCACTTCGTCATGGGGACAATGCCCCGCATTCAGGTAATGCTCTGTCAGGTTGGGATAATGTTGGCGGAAGCGGGCCCCCCGGCTGCGGGCATTCATCCACGGATCGCCCTCACCCCATAGCATCAGCAATGGACACTGCATTTGGCTTAGCAGCACGTCATTTTTTTCGCCACGAGGAGACTTGAACACAGCGGCGAATACGGCGGGTGCGCCCGGATCGCAAGAGGGGCGATAGATGTCCTCAACCAACTGGTCGGTGACGGCGCTGCGGTCGAGATAGACCTTTTCCAGGGTTTTGCGAATGACGGATTTTTGCCGGACGTATTGAAACAGCAGAAAACTGGGGAGCGGCTGCAACAAGAGCGATCGCACGATGTCTCCCAACCACTGCTGTACCAGGTTGGGCTGGGTCGTTTGCGCTGTTTCGGTAAAGGCTCCAGCGCAGTTCAACAGCACCAGCCCGGCGGCGGATTGTGACCGCTGCGCCGCCACACACAGCGACGCATAGCCGCCCAGCGAGTTGCCCGCCAGCACTACAGGTCGCCGAATTACCTCGATAATAAAGTCGTGCAACTGGTCGCGCCAGAGGTCGCCGCTGTAGACGATATCCGGCTTTTGCGATCGCCCAAAGCCCAGCAGATCGATCGCCCACACTTCAAAGTCGGCGCTTAGCCCAGCCACATTCTTGCGCCAGTGGTCTGTAGACGCGCCAAAGCCATGCACCAGCAGCAAGGGCGGGCGATTCGCCAGGCCATCCCTGTGGGAATCGCCCCGTCGTTCTCCTGCGCGGACGTAGTAAATGGAATAGCCGCGCCAGTTCCAGTAGGCTCCCACCGCAGGGGCGATCGCAGTTTGCATGAGACCCATGTGTAAAGGAATGTAAACATTCTAGCGTTACCCCTGGGTTGACTCAAGCACGGTGGAGGGGACGGAGAGCAGCGCTGCACCGACCCCTGACGCCTATTCCGCTGGAGCAATCGGCGTGAGGACGATTTCCTCTTCGGATTCGCCCAGTTCCAGCACCTCCAGCAGTTCCATCCAGGCGTTTAGCACGTCGAGATTGTCGGGATCTTCGCGGCGCAAGTTGCCCAAAAGGGTCAGCGCGTCGTACCAGATGCCGTTCTCTGCGTACAGGGCTGCCCGGTCGAGCGGCGAGGCGCGGTCGATTTCGCTGGTGAGTTCGGCATCCAGCGCAGTCCGCTGAATCCAGCCTTCTACGAATACAACCTCGCCGCCGCAGCGAGTCTGGAAGTTCCACCGATACATGCGCCCGATTTCCAGGGCTGGCGCAGTTTCGGGGAGGGAAATTCCGATAATGCCGGGTTGATTGCTCAGAACAATGTCTTGTTTTCGGTAAATAATGCGGCGCTGATCGTCAAACAGCACAAATTCCGCTGGCTCATCGCTGGTCAGGGCGTAGGGAACGTAGAACCAGAAGGTGGGATGGGCGGCGGCAGTGAGGGCCCAGACGCTGGTGTACTCTCTGCCGTTGCGCCCAACCTCACGAGTGGACGGAACCAGGGCCGCTAGGGACTGGCATAGGGGCAGGTCGCCGCCACCTCGGCTGGCTCCGCCAAAGGGTCGCCCAGCGGGTGCGCCTGCTTCGGGCGGCAGCGGGGCCCGATAGCGATGACCACCGCCCCCGATTGCCCGGTCTGCACCAGGTGCGTCGCCAGCCGATTCATAGCGCTGCGCCACGGCCGGAGCAGCGGACAAAACCAGAACCGCAGCAGCAATCGCCGCAGACTTTAACCAAAACTTAGATGCATTCATGTCGGTGACCTCAACTCAAGGGGGCTAGTGGGGAGGCACGCAAATACAGGGGTTTGGGGGATGTGCAACCTCGCTAGAGGCTCCTGATTCTTCCCACAATATTCACTTCAGGAAATCTCTGCTCTTTTACGCAGCAAGACGAAAAGAGCGGGCTGGAGTTTCCTGACACTGGGTTTGGAGTCTTGGGAAGACTGGACTTTGCAGCCCTTTATTTGAACCGCTGACCGCGAGTCATGATCAGGATGAGATTGACGAAAAACAGGAGCGTCAGTTGCACTAGACGGTAGCGGTAGATCGTGACCAGGATGGCGCTGAGGCCAAAGGTCAAAACGGCCGGAACCAGCGGTATCCAGCCGCCCCAGAGAATTAGAATTCCCTGAGCGATCGCCCCCAACAGCAGCAGCCCCAGGGCGATCGCCCCTAATAACCGCCAGGGCGCTTTGAACAGCAGCACCAGCAGCCCGCCCAGCGCCGCCCACCCTCCAATCCACAGCATTTCTAGCCCGTGGGGCAACGTCCACAGCAGCGGCCGCTCGTTGAAAGCGGCACTAAGCAACTGGCTGGTCATCTGAGCCTGCACCAGTACCCCGTCCATTGTGGAAGCGATGGGCGTTCTCCAGATATCGGTCGATTGCTGCGGATCATGCGGAATGTATCCAACGATAACCACGCGATCCTGAAACAGATCCGGCTGCACGCGCTCACTCAGCACATCGCTGATTTTCACCTGCCTAAATGGACTGTCGTACAGCGGGCGCACGGTGCGGTAGTTGAGCAAGACCTGCGCCCCGCGATAGTCAAAATTGGGGGCTTTATAGCCGCCCGATCGCCGTCGCAAGAGCGGATAGGTGCGATCGCCCAGCTTCAGCACCTCCGGCGTAATTTCTACGGGAATCTGCTCGGCTTCTAGATACCGACTGGCAAGCAGCGTGCTGAATGCAAAGTCGGGTAGGCAGCCTGTTTCGTCCGACAGTTCTTCGCGCATGGCCAGCAGGTGGCGGCGCACCATTCCAGGCTGGGACTGCGGCTGGCTCGATGGGGATACGGCAGCACTCGCAACTGGACGGGGGGCGATTCCCCCAGGGATCGCTTCGCGAATCGCCCGCGCTTCTGCATTGATCTGGTGAACCTTCCGCTCTTTTTTGTCCTCAACAAAATCTGAAAACCCCAGCCGAGTTGCCGCAATGTCTGCTGGGGGAGCAATGCCGCCCTCGCCCCGCACGGGCACTTTGCAAACGCCGATGACCTTTGGATTTTCGCGAAACTGCTGAGCCAGCGACGCAGCTTCGGGTTTGATCGGCAGGTCACGATATAGGTCGATGCCGATTAACCGGGCACCGCTCTTGTCCAAGATTTCAATCAGGCGGTTCAGGTTCGCGTTCGATACCGAATACCAGTAGGGGCCAGACTGCTGCCCAAGGTCTTGCCGCTCTTGTTCGTCAATCGTGACAATCAGCAGGCGCGGGTCTTGTTCTTGCTCGGCGGGGCGCAGGCGCAGCATCTGGTCGTAGGTGGCGAGTTCGACAGGTTGCAGCCAGCCGAGCGATCGCCCCCCGATGACCACTCCTGCTGCCAACGCGCTAAGGGCGATCGCCATTGGTACGCGGCGCAGCCCCCGGCGCAGGCGGCGCTGCCAGACTTCGCGGCGATGCAGGCGGCGGCGGTGCAGGCGAGTAGCGGCGGCAGGAGGGGGACTGGGCGACTCTGCGGGTTTGGACAATCGCCCTAGGAGGGACTGCCAGGTGGGCGGGCGCTCTGCCGGGTTTTGGCAAATGACGGGCAGCC
The Thermoleptolyngbya sichuanensis A183 DNA segment above includes these coding regions:
- a CDS encoding DUF928 domain-containing protein gives rise to the protein MNASKFWLKSAAIAAAVLVLSAAPAVAQRYESAGDAPGADRAIGGGGHRYRAPLPPEAGAPAGRPFGGASRGGGDLPLCQSLAALVPSTREVGRNGREYTSVWALTAAAHPTFWFYVPYALTSDEPAEFVLFDDQRRIIYRKQDIVLSNQPGIIGISLPETAPALEIGRMYRWNFQTRCGGEVVFVEGWIQRTALDAELTSEIDRASPLDRAALYAENGIWYDALTLLGNLRREDPDNLDVLNAWMELLEVLELGESEEEIVLTPIAPAE
- a CDS encoding CHASE2 domain-containing protein produces the protein MDKLVTLRFGEGSFEQGFPATLQVGEETDAASGLAMQLTTEVVGKLPPAPEVVALYQQWQMAYRQLGIATRLNAPDHQIKNVSRSASRAACQQAARLLRDRLNEWLRAESFRRVRETWFAALSPTDTVRLIVQTEDRLLQRLPWHLLELFEQHSHLEIALSAPTYQRVMQPPKPKGKVRILAILGNSAGIDVQGDRTLLMHLSPQADVTFLVEPDRKELSDRLWDQPWDILFFAGHSSTELATDPAGGDTGRIAINPSDSLTIEELHYALRNAATQGLKLAIFNSCDGLGLARALADLHIPQMVVMREPVPDRVAQEFLTSFLRTFVRGESLYLSVRRAREQLQVLENEFLCATWLPVICQNPAERPPTWQSLLGRLSKPAESPSPPPAAATRLHRRRLHRREVWQRRLRRGLRRVPMAIALSALAAGVVIGGRSLGWLQPVELATYDQMLRLRPAEQEQDPRLLIVTIDEQERQDLGQQSGPYWYSVSNANLNRLIEILDKSGARLIGIDLYRDLPIKPEAASLAQQFRENPKVIGVCKVPVRGEGGIAPPADIAATRLGFSDFVEDKKERKVHQINAEARAIREAIPGGIAPRPVASAAVSPSSQPQSQPGMVRRHLLAMREELSDETGCLPDFAFSTLLASRYLEAEQIPVEITPEVLKLGDRTYPLLRRRSGGYKAPNFDYRGAQVLLNYRTVRPLYDSPFRQVKISDVLSERVQPDLFQDRVVIVGYIPHDPQQSTDIWRTPIASTMDGVLVQAQMTSQLLSAAFNERPLLWTLPHGLEMLWIGGWAALGGLLVLLFKAPWRLLGAIALGLLLLGAIAQGILILWGGWIPLVPAVLTFGLSAILVTIYRYRLVQLTLLFFVNLILIMTRGQRFK